From a region of the Tiliqua scincoides isolate rTilSci1 chromosome 4, rTilSci1.hap2, whole genome shotgun sequence genome:
- the KAT14 gene encoding cysteine-rich protein 2-binding protein isoform X1, producing MSNNAYMSEIMNRHDDDDATRTSTSEGLEEGEVEGETLLIVESEDQASVDLSHDQSGDSVNSDEGDTSWTEEMSYYCERCQKWIPASQLREQISYLKGDNFFRFTCCDCSEDGKEQFERLRLTWQQVVMLAMYNLSLEGTGRQGYFRWKEDICAFIEKHWTFLLGNRKKTSTWWSTVAGCLSVGSPLYFRSGAQEFGEPGWWKLVHNRPPTMKPEGEKLSASALKAKAGSKPSLDPIITVEGLRKRVSRNPVESAMELKEKRSRTQEAKDIRRAQKEAAGFLDRSMSSTPVKFISRSRRSDMILEKGEVVEFSSLSSSDRTPLTSPSQSPSPDFSAPGTPASHSATPSLLSEADLIPDIMPPQALFHDDEEMECDGVIDPGIEYIPPPSGPVGMIRKKVKAPEQIKQEVESEEEKTERLEGDVENSDNVRSRDNRKGQMSHKDNKSIMPKYTPVSIYEEKLLLRNLEAYPHAIAVTPEARRLQRKLIVRQTKRERGLPLFDLDNVVNAALLLVDRIYGAKDGSVSCSPEGHAMYRTTSQDFRILDRYQTKLTAVKGFRQSTAKFLCRLVGSEDGLTDHSIISPYTSRVLKPYIRRDYETKPPKLRLLAEIRAHAHKNDPNWISEPEAPIDYCYVRPNHIPTINAMCHEFFWPGIDLSECLQYPDFSVVVLYKKVIVAFGFMVPDVKYNEAYISFLFVHPEWRRSGIATFMIYHLIQTCMGKDATLHVSASNSAMLLYQKFGFKTEEYILDFYDKYYPLDSKECKHAFFLRLRR from the exons ATGAGTAATAACGCGTACATGAGTGAGATTATGAACcgtcatgatgatgatgacgcTACAAGGACATCAACTTCAGAAGGGCTGGAAGAAGGAGAAGTAGAAGGAGAGACTCTTCTCATTGTGGAATCTGAAGATCAGGCATCAGTGGATTTGTCTCATGATCAGAGTGGAGACTCTGTGAATAGTGATGAAGGAGACACATCCTGGACAGAGGAGATGTCTTATTACTGCGAAAGATGCCAGAAATGGATACCAGCAA GTCAGTTGAGAGAACAGATTAGCTATCTGAAGGGTGACAACTTTTTCAGATTTACTTGCTGTGATTGCTCAGAAGATGGGAAGGAGCAGTTTGAACGGCTGAGGCTAACATGGCAACAG GTTGTTATGCTGGCAATGTATAATCTGTCACTGGAAGGAACTGGACGCCAAGGTTACTTCAGATGGAAAGAAGATATTTGTGCTTTCATCGAAAAACACTGGACTTTTCTGCTAGGAAATAG AAAGAAGACTTCTACTTGGTGGAGCACTGTTGCTGGTTGCCTCTCTGTGGGAAGCCCTCTGTATTTTCGCTCAGGGGCTCAGGAATttggagaaccaggatggtgGAAACTTGTCCATAACAGGCCTCCTACCATGAAGCCTGAAGGAGAGAAGCTTTCTGCATCTGCCCTTAAAGCAAAAG CAGGTTCAAAACCATCTTTAGATCCAATCATTACAGTAGAGGGACTCAGAAAGCGAGTGAGCCGCAATCCAGTGGAATCTGCCATGGAGCTGAAGGAAAAAAGATCTCGTACTCAAGAAGCCAAAGACATCAGGAGAGCTCAGAAGGAGGCAGCAGGCTTCCTGGACAGGAGTATGTCCTCAACGCCAGTCAAGTTCATCAGTCGAAGCCGACGCTCTGACATGATCCTTGAGAAGGGGGAGGTGGTTGAATTTTCTTCCCTGAGCTCCTCTGATCGAACTCCTTTGACAAGTCCATCTCAGTCTCCTTCTCCAGATTTTTCTGCTCCTGGAACACCAGCTTCCCACTCGGCTACACCCAGTCTGCTCTCAGAAGCAGACCTTATTCCGGATATAATGCCACCCCAGGCCCTGTTTCATG ATGATGAAGAGATGGAATGTGATGGTGTAATAGACCCAGGTATAGAGTACATCCCGCCACCCAGTGGGCCAGTGGGAATGATCCGAAAGAAGGTGAAGGCACCTGAGCAGATTAAGCAAGAggtggagagtgaggaagaaaaaACAGAGAGACTGGAAGGTGATGTTGAAAACTCTGATAATGTGCGCAGTCGAGACAACCGGAAGGGTCAGATGAGCCATAAAGACAACAAGTCCATTATGCCCAAGTACACACCAGTCAGCATATATGAAGAAAAGCTCCTTTTGAGGAACTTGGAAGCCTACCCTCATGCTATAGCTGTGACACCTGAAGCTCGGCGGCTGCAGCGGAAGTTGATAGTCCGGCAGACCAAAAGGGAAAGAGGCTTGCCCCTCTTTGATTTGGATAATGTTGTGAATGCTGCTCTTCTCCTGGTTGATAGAATTTATGGAGCCAAGGATGGAAGTGTTTCCTGTTCTCCAGAAGGTCATGCAATGTACAGAACTACTAGCCAAGACTTCAGAATCTTGGATAGGTACCAG ACAAAACTCACTGCTGTGAAGGGTTTTCGACAATCAACAGCAAAATTTCTGTGCCGACTTGTAGGCTCTGAAGATGGATTGACTGATCACAGTATAATCAGTCCGTACACCTCTCGTGTTTTGAAACCTTATATCAG GCGTGATTATGAGACCAAGCCTCCAAAACTTAGGCTGCTGGCTGAGATTCGAGCCCATGCACACAAGAATGATCCCAACTGGATCTCTGAGCCAGAGGCACCCATTGACTATTGCTATGTGCGCCCTAATCACATTCCCACTATCAACGCAATGTGCCATGAATTCTTTTGGCCAG GAATTGACCTGTCAGAATGCCTACAGTACCCAGACTTCAGTGTTGTTGTCCTCTACAAAAAGGTCATAGTTGCCTTTGGCTTTATGGTGCCTGATGTGAAATACAATGAAGCTTACATTTCTTTTCTGTTTGTTCACCCTGAGTGGAGACGATCAGGGATTGCAACCTTCATGATTTACCATCTTATTCAG ACCTGCATGGGCAAAGATGCAACCCTTCATGTCTCTGCAAGTAATTCTGCAATGCTGCTGTATCAAAAGTTTGGATTTAAAACTGAAGAGTACATTTTAGATTTCTATGACAAATACTATCCTTTGGACAGTAAAGAGTGCAAACATGCATTTTTTCTGAGGTTACGACGGTGA
- the KAT14 gene encoding cysteine-rich protein 2-binding protein isoform X2 yields the protein MSNNAYMSEIMNRHDDDDATRTSTSEGLEEGEVEGETLLIVESEDQASVDLSHDQSGDSVNSDEGDTSWTEEMSYYCERCQKWIPASQLREQISYLKGDNFFRFTCCDCSEDGKEQFERLRLTWQQVVMLAMYNLSLEGTGRQGYFRWKEDICAFIEKHWTFLLGNRKKTSTWWSTVAGCLSVGSPLYFRSGAQEFGEPGWWKLVHNRPPTMKPEGEKLSASALKAKGSKPSLDPIITVEGLRKRVSRNPVESAMELKEKRSRTQEAKDIRRAQKEAAGFLDRSMSSTPVKFISRSRRSDMILEKGEVVEFSSLSSSDRTPLTSPSQSPSPDFSAPGTPASHSATPSLLSEADLIPDIMPPQALFHDDEEMECDGVIDPGIEYIPPPSGPVGMIRKKVKAPEQIKQEVESEEEKTERLEGDVENSDNVRSRDNRKGQMSHKDNKSIMPKYTPVSIYEEKLLLRNLEAYPHAIAVTPEARRLQRKLIVRQTKRERGLPLFDLDNVVNAALLLVDRIYGAKDGSVSCSPEGHAMYRTTSQDFRILDRYQTKLTAVKGFRQSTAKFLCRLVGSEDGLTDHSIISPYTSRVLKPYIRRDYETKPPKLRLLAEIRAHAHKNDPNWISEPEAPIDYCYVRPNHIPTINAMCHEFFWPGIDLSECLQYPDFSVVVLYKKVIVAFGFMVPDVKYNEAYISFLFVHPEWRRSGIATFMIYHLIQTCMGKDATLHVSASNSAMLLYQKFGFKTEEYILDFYDKYYPLDSKECKHAFFLRLRR from the exons ATGAGTAATAACGCGTACATGAGTGAGATTATGAACcgtcatgatgatgatgacgcTACAAGGACATCAACTTCAGAAGGGCTGGAAGAAGGAGAAGTAGAAGGAGAGACTCTTCTCATTGTGGAATCTGAAGATCAGGCATCAGTGGATTTGTCTCATGATCAGAGTGGAGACTCTGTGAATAGTGATGAAGGAGACACATCCTGGACAGAGGAGATGTCTTATTACTGCGAAAGATGCCAGAAATGGATACCAGCAA GTCAGTTGAGAGAACAGATTAGCTATCTGAAGGGTGACAACTTTTTCAGATTTACTTGCTGTGATTGCTCAGAAGATGGGAAGGAGCAGTTTGAACGGCTGAGGCTAACATGGCAACAG GTTGTTATGCTGGCAATGTATAATCTGTCACTGGAAGGAACTGGACGCCAAGGTTACTTCAGATGGAAAGAAGATATTTGTGCTTTCATCGAAAAACACTGGACTTTTCTGCTAGGAAATAG AAAGAAGACTTCTACTTGGTGGAGCACTGTTGCTGGTTGCCTCTCTGTGGGAAGCCCTCTGTATTTTCGCTCAGGGGCTCAGGAATttggagaaccaggatggtgGAAACTTGTCCATAACAGGCCTCCTACCATGAAGCCTGAAGGAGAGAAGCTTTCTGCATCTGCCCTTAAAGCAAAAG GTTCAAAACCATCTTTAGATCCAATCATTACAGTAGAGGGACTCAGAAAGCGAGTGAGCCGCAATCCAGTGGAATCTGCCATGGAGCTGAAGGAAAAAAGATCTCGTACTCAAGAAGCCAAAGACATCAGGAGAGCTCAGAAGGAGGCAGCAGGCTTCCTGGACAGGAGTATGTCCTCAACGCCAGTCAAGTTCATCAGTCGAAGCCGACGCTCTGACATGATCCTTGAGAAGGGGGAGGTGGTTGAATTTTCTTCCCTGAGCTCCTCTGATCGAACTCCTTTGACAAGTCCATCTCAGTCTCCTTCTCCAGATTTTTCTGCTCCTGGAACACCAGCTTCCCACTCGGCTACACCCAGTCTGCTCTCAGAAGCAGACCTTATTCCGGATATAATGCCACCCCAGGCCCTGTTTCATG ATGATGAAGAGATGGAATGTGATGGTGTAATAGACCCAGGTATAGAGTACATCCCGCCACCCAGTGGGCCAGTGGGAATGATCCGAAAGAAGGTGAAGGCACCTGAGCAGATTAAGCAAGAggtggagagtgaggaagaaaaaACAGAGAGACTGGAAGGTGATGTTGAAAACTCTGATAATGTGCGCAGTCGAGACAACCGGAAGGGTCAGATGAGCCATAAAGACAACAAGTCCATTATGCCCAAGTACACACCAGTCAGCATATATGAAGAAAAGCTCCTTTTGAGGAACTTGGAAGCCTACCCTCATGCTATAGCTGTGACACCTGAAGCTCGGCGGCTGCAGCGGAAGTTGATAGTCCGGCAGACCAAAAGGGAAAGAGGCTTGCCCCTCTTTGATTTGGATAATGTTGTGAATGCTGCTCTTCTCCTGGTTGATAGAATTTATGGAGCCAAGGATGGAAGTGTTTCCTGTTCTCCAGAAGGTCATGCAATGTACAGAACTACTAGCCAAGACTTCAGAATCTTGGATAGGTACCAG ACAAAACTCACTGCTGTGAAGGGTTTTCGACAATCAACAGCAAAATTTCTGTGCCGACTTGTAGGCTCTGAAGATGGATTGACTGATCACAGTATAATCAGTCCGTACACCTCTCGTGTTTTGAAACCTTATATCAG GCGTGATTATGAGACCAAGCCTCCAAAACTTAGGCTGCTGGCTGAGATTCGAGCCCATGCACACAAGAATGATCCCAACTGGATCTCTGAGCCAGAGGCACCCATTGACTATTGCTATGTGCGCCCTAATCACATTCCCACTATCAACGCAATGTGCCATGAATTCTTTTGGCCAG GAATTGACCTGTCAGAATGCCTACAGTACCCAGACTTCAGTGTTGTTGTCCTCTACAAAAAGGTCATAGTTGCCTTTGGCTTTATGGTGCCTGATGTGAAATACAATGAAGCTTACATTTCTTTTCTGTTTGTTCACCCTGAGTGGAGACGATCAGGGATTGCAACCTTCATGATTTACCATCTTATTCAG ACCTGCATGGGCAAAGATGCAACCCTTCATGTCTCTGCAAGTAATTCTGCAATGCTGCTGTATCAAAAGTTTGGATTTAAAACTGAAGAGTACATTTTAGATTTCTATGACAAATACTATCCTTTGGACAGTAAAGAGTGCAAACATGCATTTTTTCTGAGGTTACGACGGTGA